In Methylococcus geothermalis, one genomic interval encodes:
- a CDS encoding copper resistance CopC family protein: MPAVALCLLALTPKAWSHAVVTESSLTSHPVKANHPTKVVLFFNSGVELALSRVFLVSKGDVFHPVNIANGKKAGEMLVDIPPLEPGDYALKYKVFAADGHFTENVIRFRVDNP; this comes from the coding sequence ATGCCGGCGGTCGCCCTGTGCCTGCTCGCGCTCACTCCCAAGGCCTGGAGCCATGCCGTCGTCACCGAATCCTCGCTGACCAGCCACCCGGTGAAGGCCAACCATCCGACCAAGGTGGTGCTGTTTTTCAACTCCGGGGTCGAACTCGCCCTGTCGCGGGTCTTTCTGGTCAGCAAGGGCGACGTGTTCCACCCGGTCAACATCGCCAACGGCAAGAAGGCGGGCGAGATGCTGGTCGATATCCCCCCGCTGGAACCCGGCGATTATGCGCTGAAATACAAGGTGTTCGCGGCAGACGGCCACTTCACCGAAAACGTGATCCGGTTCCGCGTCGACAACCCCTAG
- a CDS encoding HpnM family protein yields the protein MLLRILGGLALALMLSAGRVATADTGTEAARMVVDKLNGALIDVMKNAKQLGYQGRYKKLDPVVREVFQFEAVAQIALGSHWKTLSDEQKREFVKKLTELSIATYAAQFNSYGGEQFQYDSDQVVKPDRVVVRYKMVIPKETPVKFDYMVNQFDGKWEIINIVVDGISDLALKKAQYTSVIDREGFDVLMTKLTQKITDYANNDNNSKS from the coding sequence ATGTTGTTACGAATTCTTGGCGGGCTGGCGCTGGCCTTGATGCTATCGGCGGGAAGGGTCGCCACGGCCGACACCGGCACGGAAGCTGCGCGCATGGTGGTGGACAAATTGAACGGCGCGCTCATCGATGTGATGAAAAATGCAAAACAACTGGGTTATCAAGGACGTTACAAGAAACTTGACCCCGTGGTGCGAGAGGTTTTCCAGTTCGAAGCCGTGGCCCAGATCGCCTTGGGTTCGCACTGGAAGACGCTGAGCGACGAGCAGAAGCGGGAATTCGTGAAAAAGCTCACGGAACTGAGCATCGCCACCTACGCCGCCCAGTTCAACAGCTATGGCGGCGAACAGTTCCAGTACGATTCGGATCAGGTGGTCAAACCCGACCGTGTGGTCGTCCGCTACAAAATGGTGATTCCCAAGGAGACTCCCGTGAAGTTCGATTACATGGTCAATCAGTTCGACGGGAAGTGGGAGATCATCAACATCGTCGTCGATGGCATCAGCGATTTGGCGCTGAAAAAGGCCCAGTACACCAGCGTCATCGACCGTGAAGGCTTCGATGTACTGATGACCAAGCTGACCCAGAAAATTACGGACTACGCCAACAACGACAATAACTCCAAGAGCTGA
- a CDS encoding copper resistance D family protein — MFLQGLANFIDDFLGGLMLISYALIVGSLIWAAWILRIWDRSSAGVSAPEPVVAICVRILKGGAITLAAMQGTKLLIKGLLLAATLGDFPLGAYLGTVQFIAGLLRFVLSCGFVYLAVQLSAAPHNRPAWNTAAVLTVPLVISGAWLVHGVGRFEHREQLMVMTVIHQLAAAVWFGGVAQLLFLWHTRRSEQAAHHFWPLAITRFGWLGAASVLLLLSTGLPLAVEYIGSLDGLFGTGYGALVATKVALMGGALYFAYRNHKAGKEWKLRGASADLTGKVPYFIEAETFVLVGVLFVAATLSSQPPSVDIKDTTATVSEVAYMFAPRLPKISSPTHEQLLAGEAGRVAVVDKVPSVAATEWSDYNHNISGIFLTGMCLVAMLSYTGRFRWTHYWPVGFIGLSIFLFFRSDAETWPLGPIGFWESTFGNGEVFQHRIATLLAFLLGVLELRARTRPDADRLRYMFPVLSAFGGILLLTHSHAEFELKSEYLIQSTHTAMGLLAVVVASGRWLELRLAAAPASSSRTAGGFDEGHVAGFLSILAMFIIGNFLMFYREPLY; from the coding sequence ATGTTCCTACAAGGCCTGGCCAATTTCATCGATGATTTCCTCGGCGGCTTGATGCTCATCAGCTATGCGCTGATCGTCGGCAGCCTGATCTGGGCGGCCTGGATTCTGCGGATTTGGGACAGATCCTCGGCCGGCGTCAGCGCGCCGGAACCGGTGGTCGCCATCTGTGTCCGCATACTGAAAGGCGGCGCGATCACGCTGGCCGCCATGCAAGGCACCAAGCTATTGATCAAGGGCCTGCTGCTCGCCGCGACGCTCGGCGATTTCCCTCTCGGCGCCTACCTGGGCACGGTGCAGTTCATCGCCGGCCTGCTTCGCTTCGTTCTCTCGTGCGGGTTCGTCTACCTGGCGGTGCAGCTCAGCGCCGCGCCCCACAACCGCCCCGCCTGGAACACCGCGGCCGTCCTGACCGTGCCGCTGGTGATCAGCGGCGCCTGGCTGGTCCATGGCGTCGGGCGTTTCGAGCACCGCGAACAACTCATGGTCATGACGGTAATCCACCAGCTGGCCGCCGCGGTCTGGTTCGGCGGCGTCGCCCAGCTTCTGTTTCTGTGGCATACCCGGCGATCGGAGCAGGCGGCGCACCACTTCTGGCCGCTGGCGATCACGCGCTTCGGCTGGCTGGGCGCAGCCTCCGTGCTGCTGCTGCTTTCCACCGGCCTGCCTCTGGCCGTCGAATACATCGGCTCGCTGGACGGGCTGTTCGGCACCGGTTACGGCGCCCTAGTGGCGACCAAGGTTGCGCTGATGGGCGGCGCGCTCTATTTCGCCTACCGCAACCACAAGGCGGGGAAGGAATGGAAGCTGCGTGGTGCCTCGGCCGACCTGACCGGCAAAGTGCCCTATTTCATCGAGGCCGAGACCTTCGTCCTGGTGGGCGTGCTGTTCGTCGCCGCGACGCTGTCTTCCCAGCCGCCATCGGTGGACATCAAGGACACCACCGCGACCGTCTCCGAGGTGGCCTACATGTTCGCGCCGCGCCTGCCGAAAATCAGCTCACCGACGCACGAGCAGCTTCTGGCCGGGGAAGCGGGCCGAGTCGCCGTGGTGGACAAAGTCCCGTCGGTCGCCGCCACCGAGTGGTCGGACTACAACCACAACATCTCCGGCATTTTTCTCACCGGCATGTGCCTGGTGGCGATGCTGTCCTACACGGGGCGTTTCCGCTGGACACACTATTGGCCGGTGGGCTTCATCGGATTGAGCATCTTCCTGTTCTTCCGCAGCGATGCGGAAACCTGGCCGCTCGGTCCCATCGGCTTTTGGGAGAGCACTTTCGGCAACGGCGAGGTGTTCCAGCACCGCATCGCGACACTGCTGGCGTTTCTGCTCGGGGTCCTCGAACTGCGCGCCCGGACCCGGCCCGATGCGGATCGGCTACGCTACATGTTCCCGGTGCTGAGCGCGTTCGGCGGCATCCTGCTGCTGACCCACTCGCACGCGGAGTTCGAGCTCAAGAGCGAATATCTGATCCAGTCGACGCACACCGCGATGGGTTTGCTGGCGGTCGTCGTCGCCAGTGGACGCTGGCTGGAACTGAGGCTGGCAGCGGCGCCCGCGTCCTCTTCGAGGACCGCAGGCGGGTTCGACGAAGGGCACGTCGCCGGCTTCCTGTCGATCCTGGCCATGTTCATCATCGGCAACTTCCTGATGTTCTATCGGGAACCGCTGTACTGA
- a CDS encoding cation transporter, giving the protein MSLKKQIILRYSGAGHVRFDLPAELCEASARAQIESALRALDGVYRVSLSPGSRKLSVRFDIAVCDLKTIGRRLAQLVDAGVGQAGRVQGAVSVSVGRPLGWLRQKAQEAGETLAAMKIVARRTMKNSPKLLTPARERGFIEFFNDVLVLYLIKLHWHLITQHWLRQPLRYRYEWMAVFYMIFLLVRSRRPRNV; this is encoded by the coding sequence ATGTCACTGAAAAAACAGATTATTTTGCGCTATAGCGGTGCCGGCCATGTGCGTTTCGATCTGCCGGCGGAGCTCTGCGAGGCCTCGGCGCGCGCTCAAATCGAGTCCGCTTTGCGTGCACTCGACGGCGTTTACCGGGTGAGCTTGTCGCCGGGCAGCCGCAAGCTCTCGGTACGATTCGACATCGCCGTGTGCGACCTCAAGACCATCGGGCGGCGGCTGGCCCAGCTGGTCGATGCCGGCGTCGGGCAGGCCGGTCGGGTTCAGGGTGCCGTGAGCGTCTCGGTGGGCCGGCCTCTCGGTTGGCTGCGCCAAAAAGCGCAGGAGGCCGGCGAGACCCTGGCGGCCATGAAAATCGTCGCCCGGCGGACCATGAAAAATTCGCCCAAGCTGCTGACGCCGGCGCGGGAAAGAGGATTCATAGAATTTTTCAACGACGTGCTGGTGCTCTATCTCATCAAGCTGCATTGGCACCTGATCACCCAGCACTGGCTCCGACAGCCTCTTCGCTATCGCTATGAATGGATGGCGGTGTTCTACATGATTTTCCTTCTGGTCCGGTCGCGGCGTCCCCGTAATGTCTGA
- a CDS encoding sulfite exporter TauE/SafE family protein, which produces MNSTNAANRQSIASPSAWLRRPGAIVLGILGVILILFLDERMGALAQMPTLGRDMNYWLLFVTGLLTGFHCVGMCGALVLAYATQPGSGGKPSPLSHLLYGTGKTLSYTTIGAVFGLIGSIFSFSPVLRGAIGIAAGLFLILFSLGMLRWVPALSHFQIKTPGFLLRFIGTQSRQSHSPFVIGLLNGLMIICGPLQAMYIMAAGTGSPVEGALLMFFFGLGTLPVMLSFGWFAALISAGLKPKLVRFSGVIVLILGILMVNRGLKASESGFDFHSLLVGLSGFTESRWGFVLATPDAPMPQDLSGMHHNH; this is translated from the coding sequence ATGAACTCGACCAACGCAGCGAACCGACAGTCCATCGCGAGTCCTTCCGCCTGGCTCAGACGCCCGGGCGCGATTGTCCTGGGTATCTTAGGAGTCATCCTGATCCTCTTCCTGGACGAACGCATGGGCGCTCTGGCCCAGATGCCGACGCTCGGGCGCGACATGAACTACTGGCTGCTGTTTGTGACCGGTCTTCTGACCGGTTTCCATTGCGTCGGAATGTGCGGGGCGCTGGTGCTGGCCTATGCCACCCAACCCGGCAGCGGCGGCAAACCATCCCCCCTATCCCACCTGCTTTACGGCACGGGCAAGACCCTGTCCTACACGACCATCGGAGCGGTTTTCGGCCTGATCGGATCGATTTTTTCCTTTTCGCCGGTGCTTCGGGGAGCCATCGGCATCGCCGCCGGCCTGTTCCTGATCCTGTTCAGCTTGGGGATGCTGCGCTGGGTGCCGGCCTTGAGCCATTTCCAGATCAAGACCCCAGGCTTCCTGCTGCGTTTCATCGGCACACAGTCGAGGCAGTCCCACAGCCCTTTCGTCATCGGCCTGCTCAACGGCCTCATGATCATCTGCGGCCCGCTGCAAGCCATGTACATCATGGCCGCGGGCACCGGCAGCCCGGTCGAGGGCGCCCTCCTGATGTTCTTTTTCGGCCTGGGCACGCTGCCGGTGATGCTCAGCTTCGGCTGGTTCGCCGCGCTCATCTCGGCCGGCCTGAAACCCAAGCTGGTCCGGTTCTCCGGCGTCATCGTGCTGATCCTGGGGATACTGATGGTCAATCGCGGCCTCAAGGCCAGCGAAAGCGGATTCGATTTCCACTCCCTGCTGGTCGGGCTCTCCGGCTTCACCGAATCACGTTGGGGCTTCGTGCTCGCCACGCCCGACGCCCCCATGCCTCAGGACCTGTCCGGGATGCACCACAACCACTGA
- a CDS encoding heavy metal translocating P-type ATPase metal-binding domain-containing protein, translating into MDTEPRVCDLCSLPVIPPGFPLNTTSGLKVFCCEGCQGIYRMLHEADILVEAAASHAEGPDLPHSNK; encoded by the coding sequence ATGGACACCGAACCGCGTGTTTGTGACTTGTGCAGTCTGCCCGTGATTCCGCCGGGCTTTCCGCTGAATACGACCAGCGGGCTCAAGGTCTTCTGCTGCGAAGGCTGCCAGGGCATTTACAGGATGCTTCACGAGGCCGACATCCTCGTCGAGGCTGCCGCCAGCCACGCGGAAGGGCCGGATTTACCTCATTCGAACAAATGA
- a CDS encoding heavy metal translocating P-type ATPase, whose translation MSDVAGSGISTPRATPAPFAHAWPHLEVVHALRRRVRIQAPALRKDPERCYLLQILLLKHSGVRSVRVAADLGSVAIRFNPDQLPRANLLQVADHLIASLGRRKQAPEALGGAGSEGGPVREWQFAIEGMTCVSCALLIEMMLKRQPGIRDVSVNFATETATVRAVLSRDAVMAAIARIGYRAQAADSIVQRKLMVAREAERLRQARRQALVSALLSAPVVVLGMVMPHGRVWAWLSAILTTPVVLGSGRSFFSKAWRLAAQGTANMDSLVALGVGAAYGSSVAALLTRRGELYFEAAAAIVSFVLYGRYLEETTRGRAHEAIRRLLDLQPATATLLRDGEEFEVPVESLKVGEVVRVRPGDRLPTDGEVLAGTSGVDESMVTGESVPVIKRPGDRVIGGCVNGTGALQVRVTAVGEDTVLAGIIHMVGQAQSSKLPIQKTVDRVSAVFVPTVLVISAGTFIGWTWLGAPVARAFANAIAVLLIACPCALGLATPAAIMVGTGQAARKGIFIRNGESLEMASKLTAVVFDKTGTITEGKPEVTDIVRFSRLGEPRLLGLAAAAEIDSEHFLARAIVRKAQEAGADSLVSQEFDSVPGRGIRARIDRREVLIGNAEWLAEAGIDLAAALQAASSLAEQGKTPVFMALDGKLAAVFGIADRPRELARTAIERLQDLNVRTLMVTGDVEAAAQHIAQQVGIAEVTARARPEQKLEIIRALQEQGERVGMIGDGVNDAPALAAADVSFAIGSGTDVAIQTADMIISQGDISRVADGMALSQFTLRVVHQNLAWAFGYNTIAIPLAVMGRLSPMIAAGAMAFSSVSVVLNSLRLQRQ comes from the coding sequence ATGTCTGACGTTGCGGGTTCGGGGATTTCCACCCCTCGCGCCACGCCGGCGCCATTTGCCCATGCCTGGCCCCATCTCGAAGTCGTGCATGCCTTGCGGCGGCGCGTCCGGATCCAGGCGCCGGCGCTGCGCAAGGATCCGGAACGCTGCTACCTGTTGCAGATCCTGCTGCTCAAGCACTCCGGGGTGCGGTCGGTACGCGTCGCGGCGGACCTCGGTTCGGTGGCGATCCGCTTCAACCCGGATCAACTGCCGCGCGCGAACCTGCTGCAGGTGGCGGATCACCTGATCGCGAGCCTGGGGCGCCGCAAGCAGGCGCCGGAGGCGCTCGGCGGCGCCGGCAGTGAGGGGGGGCCGGTGCGCGAGTGGCAGTTCGCGATCGAAGGGATGACCTGCGTGTCCTGCGCGCTGCTCATCGAGATGATGTTGAAACGGCAGCCGGGCATCCGCGACGTCTCCGTCAATTTCGCCACGGAAACCGCCACTGTCCGGGCCGTCCTCAGCCGCGACGCCGTCATGGCCGCCATCGCGCGGATCGGTTATCGGGCGCAGGCGGCCGACAGCATCGTCCAGCGCAAACTCATGGTGGCACGGGAAGCCGAGCGTCTGCGGCAGGCGCGCCGCCAGGCTCTGGTATCGGCGCTGCTCAGCGCCCCCGTCGTGGTGCTCGGCATGGTCATGCCGCACGGCCGCGTCTGGGCTTGGCTGAGCGCCATCCTGACGACGCCGGTGGTACTCGGCAGCGGCCGCTCTTTTTTCTCCAAGGCATGGAGACTGGCGGCCCAGGGGACCGCCAACATGGATTCGCTGGTGGCATTGGGGGTCGGTGCCGCCTATGGTTCCAGCGTCGCGGCCTTGCTGACTCGGCGCGGTGAACTTTATTTCGAGGCCGCCGCCGCCATCGTGAGTTTCGTGCTGTACGGCCGCTATCTGGAGGAAACCACCCGCGGCCGTGCCCATGAAGCGATCCGGCGCCTGCTCGACCTGCAACCCGCCACCGCCACCCTCCTCAGGGACGGCGAGGAATTCGAAGTGCCCGTCGAATCCCTGAAGGTGGGCGAGGTGGTGCGCGTGCGTCCGGGCGACCGTTTGCCGACGGACGGCGAAGTGCTTGCCGGCACGTCCGGCGTCGACGAATCCATGGTGACCGGTGAAAGCGTTCCCGTGATCAAGCGGCCCGGCGACCGGGTGATCGGCGGCTGCGTCAATGGCACCGGGGCGCTCCAGGTGAGGGTCACGGCGGTCGGGGAGGATACGGTGCTGGCCGGCATCATCCACATGGTGGGACAGGCGCAGTCGTCGAAACTTCCGATCCAGAAGACCGTGGATCGGGTGTCGGCGGTGTTCGTGCCGACGGTGCTGGTGATTTCGGCCGGCACGTTCATCGGCTGGACCTGGCTTGGCGCCCCGGTTGCCAGAGCATTCGCCAACGCCATCGCGGTACTGCTGATCGCCTGTCCCTGCGCGCTCGGGCTGGCGACGCCGGCAGCCATCATGGTGGGAACGGGACAGGCTGCCCGCAAGGGCATTTTCATCCGCAATGGCGAAAGCCTGGAGATGGCGTCGAAGCTGACCGCCGTCGTGTTCGACAAGACCGGCACCATCACCGAGGGCAAGCCCGAAGTCACCGACATCGTCCGGTTTTCGCGGCTCGGAGAACCCCGCTTGCTCGGCCTGGCGGCGGCGGCGGAAATCGACTCCGAACATTTCCTGGCGCGAGCCATCGTGCGCAAGGCACAGGAGGCCGGCGCCGATTCCCTGGTTTCCCAAGAATTCGACAGTGTGCCGGGACGGGGGATCCGGGCCCGGATTGATCGCCGTGAGGTACTGATAGGCAATGCCGAATGGCTGGCGGAGGCCGGCATCGACCTTGCCGCTGCCCTGCAGGCGGCTTCGAGCCTGGCCGAGCAAGGCAAGACGCCGGTTTTCATGGCGCTGGACGGCAAGCTCGCGGCGGTTTTCGGCATTGCCGACCGCCCCCGTGAACTCGCGCGGACTGCCATCGAAAGGCTGCAGGACCTGAACGTCCGCACGCTGATGGTGACCGGCGACGTGGAGGCGGCCGCGCAACACATCGCGCAGCAGGTGGGCATTGCCGAGGTGACGGCCCGTGCCCGGCCCGAGCAGAAGCTGGAGATCATTCGCGCCCTGCAGGAGCAGGGAGAACGGGTGGGCATGATCGGCGACGGCGTCAACGATGCGCCCGCGCTGGCCGCGGCCGACGTGAGTTTCGCCATAGGTAGCGGCACCGACGTGGCGATCCAGACCGCCGACATGATCATCAGCCAGGGCGATATCAGCCGGGTCGCGGACGGCATGGCGCTCAGCCAGTTCACACTGCGGGTCGTCCATCAGAATCTTGCCTGGGCGTTCGGCTACAATACGATCGCCATCCCGCTCGCAGTCATGGGGCGGTTGAGCCCGATGATCGCGGCGGGCGCCATGGCGTTCAGCTCGGTGTCCGTGGTGTTGAATTCCCTGCGCTTACAGCGGCAATAA
- a CDS encoding aspartate aminotransferase family protein, with translation MSSRIADLLRDRRGENFDLHEKHLNTQMVRVLKTIGYDRVYVRAQGPYLYDDKDQAYLDLLSGFGVFALGRNHPKVVEALKDVLDAQLPDLVQMDVSLLSGLLSEKILQRCPGDLSRMFYCNSGAEAVEAAIKFARYTTKREKIVYCEHGFHGLTLGALSLNGEQVFRDGFGPLLPACIAVPFNDLGALEAALRHGDVAAFIVEPIQGKGVNLPDDDYLAEAARLCRKHGTLFVADEIQTGIGRTGKFWAIEHWGVEPDMILMAKALSGGFIPVGAVAMKKPIMEAVFNRMDRAVVHGSTFSKNNMAMAAGIATLDVIDEEGLVENAARIGDRITSGIRAMADRYELLHAVRGKGMMIAVEFGAPRSFSLKAAWSLLETANKGLFSQMITIPLFKTHRILSQVAGHGMNVVKFLPPLVIGQKDADWILQAMDAVIADCHKVPGAIWDLGKNLTSHALKAKAG, from the coding sequence ATGTCGAGTCGTATTGCCGACCTGCTGAGGGATCGGAGAGGCGAAAATTTCGATCTGCACGAGAAACATCTCAACACCCAGATGGTCCGGGTATTGAAGACGATCGGGTACGACCGGGTGTACGTCCGGGCACAAGGCCCCTACTTGTACGATGACAAGGACCAGGCGTACCTGGACCTTCTCAGCGGCTTCGGCGTGTTCGCCCTGGGCCGCAACCATCCCAAGGTGGTCGAGGCGCTCAAGGACGTGCTGGATGCCCAGCTTCCCGATCTGGTCCAGATGGACGTATCGCTCCTGAGCGGCCTGCTGTCGGAAAAGATCCTACAGCGCTGCCCCGGCGATCTGTCGCGGATGTTCTACTGCAACTCCGGCGCCGAGGCGGTGGAAGCGGCCATCAAGTTCGCCCGCTACACCACCAAGCGGGAAAAAATCGTGTATTGCGAGCACGGCTTCCACGGCCTCACCCTCGGCGCGCTGTCGCTGAACGGCGAACAGGTGTTCCGCGACGGCTTCGGTCCATTGCTGCCGGCCTGCATCGCCGTGCCGTTCAACGACCTGGGTGCCCTCGAAGCAGCCCTGCGCCACGGCGACGTGGCCGCCTTCATCGTCGAGCCGATCCAGGGCAAGGGCGTCAACCTGCCCGACGACGACTACCTGGCCGAGGCCGCCCGCTTGTGCCGGAAGCACGGCACGCTATTCGTCGCGGACGAGATCCAGACCGGCATCGGCCGCACCGGGAAATTCTGGGCCATCGAACACTGGGGCGTCGAACCCGACATGATCCTGATGGCCAAGGCGCTCTCCGGCGGGTTCATCCCGGTCGGCGCCGTCGCCATGAAGAAGCCCATCATGGAAGCCGTGTTCAACCGGATGGATCGCGCCGTGGTGCACGGCTCCACGTTTTCCAAGAACAACATGGCGATGGCGGCCGGCATCGCCACTCTCGACGTCATCGACGAGGAAGGCCTGGTCGAAAATGCGGCGCGGATCGGCGACCGGATCACTTCCGGAATCAGGGCGATGGCCGACCGTTACGAGCTGCTGCATGCGGTGCGCGGCAAAGGCATGATGATCGCGGTCGAGTTCGGCGCCCCCCGCAGCTTTTCGCTCAAGGCCGCCTGGAGCCTGCTGGAAACCGCCAACAAGGGGCTGTTCAGCCAGATGATCACCATTCCGCTGTTCAAGACTCACCGCATTCTGAGCCAGGTGGCGGGGCATGGCATGAACGTGGTCAAGTTCCTGCCACCGCTGGTGATCGGCCAGAAGGACGCCGACTGGATACTCCAGGCCATGGATGCGGTCATCGCCGATTGCCACAAGGTCCCCGGCGCCATCTGGGACCTGGGCAAGAACCTGACCAGCCACGCCCTGAAAGCCAAGGCCGGCTGA